Proteins from one Pirellulales bacterium genomic window:
- a CDS encoding 3-hydroxyacyl-CoA dehydrogenase NAD-binding domain-containing protein, with protein MPEASNIKLSMAEPDIAVLTFDAADKGANVLSRPVLEELEKHLNELEKKKDLKGLILDSAKPGIFIFGADVREFLAAKNITRDQKVELSTRGRKLFQRLSQFPCVTVAAIDGGCFGGGAELSMWCDRRILSTSPKAQMGFPEVKLGIYPGWGGTARAPRLLGLSNAVEMVSSGENVDAKTAVQLGLVSDVVPSEKLREAAINLIRAENKSQKYLADRKVWDGPLPIDETELMFLGVTANAFIQQQTKGQYPAPIAALEVMIGSAGGDIEAASEAEAQGFADLFGSPINRSLLNIFFLTDRNKKETGVTNPNVKPKPIQSVGIIGAGIMGAGIAAASLKRDMGVTITDAMPKALAGGVQKVLEEVSFNKAVRGPDAQKMVKYAPLVNATSTDSEFAACDLVIEAIIEKPEAKQELYARLEPKLKDGAILASNTSAISITRLAEKLKHPERFCGIHFFNPVRQMPLVEVIRGAKTNDETIATAVAYAKAIGKSPIVVNDGPGFLVNRLLLPYMTEALELLREGVEIKAIEKAAKSFGMPMGPITLYDVVGLDTCYHAGKVMHEAFPTRVVESPILEAMVKAGRIGQKAGVGFFAYKGKGGHGSPDPSLADIIGPHVGKPQKLSDEQIIHRLFLPMILEATRILAEKKVAAPQDVDLGLIFGTGFPPFKGGLLFWADTIGLPKIVELLKPFAGLGERYQPTPMLTELAAANKGFYDLPA; from the coding sequence ATGCCCGAGGCGTCCAATATCAAGTTGTCGATGGCCGAGCCGGACATCGCTGTTCTCACCTTTGATGCGGCGGACAAGGGGGCGAACGTCCTCTCTCGCCCTGTGCTGGAGGAGCTGGAAAAGCACCTCAATGAATTGGAAAAGAAGAAAGACCTCAAGGGTCTGATCCTTGATTCGGCGAAGCCGGGAATCTTTATCTTCGGCGCCGACGTGCGCGAGTTTCTGGCGGCGAAAAATATCACGCGTGATCAAAAAGTCGAACTGTCGACGCGCGGCCGTAAGCTGTTTCAGCGCCTGTCGCAGTTTCCGTGCGTCACGGTCGCCGCGATCGACGGTGGCTGCTTCGGTGGCGGCGCCGAATTGTCGATGTGGTGCGATCGTCGCATTTTGTCGACCAGCCCGAAGGCCCAGATGGGTTTTCCCGAAGTGAAGCTGGGGATCTATCCCGGCTGGGGCGGTACAGCCCGTGCGCCACGCTTGCTCGGTTTGTCGAACGCGGTCGAAATGGTTTCGAGCGGCGAGAATGTCGACGCGAAGACGGCCGTTCAATTGGGCCTGGTCTCGGACGTGGTGCCCAGCGAGAAGCTGCGCGAAGCCGCGATCAACTTGATCCGCGCTGAAAACAAATCGCAGAAGTACCTCGCGGATCGGAAAGTGTGGGACGGCCCGCTGCCGATAGACGAGACCGAGTTAATGTTCCTGGGCGTAACGGCGAATGCCTTTATCCAGCAGCAGACCAAGGGGCAGTATCCGGCCCCGATCGCGGCGCTCGAAGTCATGATCGGTTCGGCCGGCGGTGATATCGAGGCGGCCAGCGAGGCCGAGGCACAAGGTTTTGCCGATCTGTTCGGTTCGCCGATCAATCGCTCGCTGCTGAACATCTTCTTCTTGACCGATCGCAACAAGAAAGAGACCGGCGTTACGAACCCGAATGTGAAGCCGAAGCCGATTCAATCGGTGGGCATTATCGGGGCTGGCATCATGGGCGCCGGCATTGCTGCCGCGAGCTTGAAGCGCGACATGGGCGTAACGATCACTGACGCCATGCCGAAGGCCTTGGCCGGCGGCGTGCAAAAGGTCTTGGAGGAAGTTTCTTTCAACAAGGCCGTGCGTGGACCGGACGCGCAGAAAATGGTGAAGTACGCTCCGCTCGTCAACGCGACGTCGACCGACAGCGAGTTTGCCGCGTGCGACCTGGTGATCGAAGCGATCATCGAAAAGCCCGAGGCCAAGCAAGAACTGTACGCCCGGCTCGAGCCGAAGTTGAAAGACGGGGCCATCCTGGCGTCGAACACTTCGGCCATCTCGATCACGCGCCTAGCCGAAAAGCTGAAGCACCCCGAGCGTTTCTGCGGGATCCACTTCTTCAACCCGGTACGGCAGATGCCGCTGGTCGAGGTGATCCGCGGCGCGAAAACCAACGACGAGACGATCGCCACGGCCGTGGCCTATGCCAAGGCGATTGGCAAGTCGCCGATCGTTGTGAACGACGGTCCTGGCTTCCTGGTGAATCGCCTCTTGCTGCCGTACATGACCGAGGCGCTCGAGCTGTTGCGCGAGGGAGTTGAGATCAAGGCCATCGAAAAAGCGGCCAAGTCCTTCGGCATGCCGATGGGGCCGATCACGCTATACGACGTCGTCGGTCTCGATACGTGCTACCACGCCGGCAAGGTGATGCACGAGGCGTTCCCGACTCGCGTTGTGGAATCGCCGATTCTGGAAGCGATGGTCAAAGCTGGCCGCATCGGACAAAAGGCGGGCGTCGGCTTCTTCGCTTACAAGGGTAAGGGGGGACATGGTTCGCCCGATCCCAGTTTGGCTGACATCATCGGCCCGCACGTCGGCAAGCCGCAGAAGCTGTCGGACGAGCAGATCATTCACCGCTTGTTCTTGCCGATGATCCTGGAAGCAACTCGCATCCTGGCTGAGAAGAAAGTCGCAGCGCCGCAGGACGTCGACCTCGGACTGATCTTCGGGACCGGCTTTCCGCCGTTCAAGGGGGGCTTGCTGTTCTGGGCCGACACGATCGGTCTGCCGAAGATCGTCGAACTGCTGAAGCCGTTTGCCGGATTGGGCGAGCGTTATCAGCCGACCCCGATGCTGACCGAGTTGGCTGCCGCGAACAAGGGTTTTTACGATCTGCCCGCCTAA
- the fadA gene encoding acetyl-CoA C-acyltransferase FadA, translated as MKQAVVVDCVRTPIGRAHKEKGVFREIRSDDLAATVVKALVERTGIDPNEIEDVVMGNTQQQGEQGMDVARVVGLLAGLPLATGGTTVNRLCGSALQAINQASHAIVAGSEDVQVVGGLEHMHHIPMDKDIDLNPKLFTRTSKGAMMMGFTAEFLAQSQGISREEQDAFALRSHQLAAKAHANGEFRREIIPIWGRDEAGNRTLIEVDQCVRPDATAESMASLKPAFMPGMGTVTAGNSSPLNDGAAALLIMSDEKAKALGFKPLVKIVATAIVGVDPCVMGTGPIPATKKALKRAGLKLSDIDLVELNEAFASQALACIRGLKLDQDKVNVRGGAIAIGHPLGASGARITTTLIRNMIDRNVNLGLATMCIGAGQGIATIFERV; from the coding sequence ATGAAACAAGCTGTCGTAGTTGATTGCGTCCGCACGCCGATTGGTCGCGCGCACAAGGAAAAGGGGGTCTTTCGCGAGATCCGCTCGGATGATTTGGCGGCCACGGTCGTCAAAGCCCTGGTCGAGCGCACCGGCATCGATCCCAACGAGATCGAAGACGTCGTGATGGGCAATACGCAGCAGCAAGGCGAGCAAGGCATGGATGTCGCCCGCGTCGTCGGCCTGCTGGCAGGGTTGCCGCTGGCCACCGGCGGTACGACCGTGAACCGGTTGTGCGGATCGGCGCTACAAGCCATCAACCAAGCCTCGCACGCCATCGTGGCCGGCAGCGAGGACGTGCAGGTCGTCGGTGGTTTGGAGCATATGCACCACATCCCGATGGACAAGGATATCGACCTGAATCCCAAGCTGTTCACGCGCACCAGCAAGGGCGCGATGATGATGGGCTTTACGGCCGAGTTCCTGGCCCAGAGTCAAGGCATTTCACGCGAGGAGCAGGACGCGTTCGCTCTGCGCAGCCATCAGTTGGCCGCCAAGGCGCATGCCAACGGCGAGTTCCGCCGCGAGATCATTCCCATCTGGGGGCGCGACGAGGCGGGCAACCGCACGCTGATCGAAGTCGATCAATGCGTTCGCCCGGACGCGACGGCCGAATCGATGGCCTCGCTGAAGCCAGCCTTTATGCCTGGCATGGGAACGGTCACCGCTGGCAACAGCTCGCCGCTAAACGACGGCGCCGCGGCGCTGTTGATCATGTCGGACGAAAAGGCCAAGGCGCTCGGCTTCAAGCCGCTGGTAAAGATCGTCGCCACGGCCATCGTGGGGGTCGATCCCTGCGTGATGGGAACCGGTCCGATTCCGGCAACGAAGAAGGCGCTGAAGCGCGCTGGTCTCAAGCTGTCCGATATCGACCTGGTCGAACTGAACGAAGCGTTCGCTTCGCAAGCCTTGGCCTGCATTCGGGGACTTAAGCTCGATCAGGATAAGGTCAACGTCCGCGGCGGCGCGATTGCGATCGGCCACCCACTGGGCGCCAGCGGAGCGCGGATCACGACGACCCTGATTCGCAACATGATTGATCGCAACGTCAATCTTGGCCTCGCCACGATGTGTATCGGCGCCGGTCAAGGCATCGCCACTATCTTCGAACGAGTCTGA
- a CDS encoding AMP-dependent synthetase/ligase, whose product MSIDAPTIVALWAARTKDSADKTGMLVKRDGQYQPVTWGEIRRDVNRTAAALVGLGVQHGDRVALISRNRYEWIVSDLAIQVAGGTHVPVHASLAGPQIAYQIVDSGTKVVILSGPDQAEKLVDQASKFPKSLKIVSLDPCPKSVGPFAVSLLSDLTAKIDDAAAEKVAAQALETVKPDDLATILYTSGTTGEPKGVMLSQGNLASNVSAILKMWVPNEDDVRLTWLPLSHIFARTCDLYTWVAAGSVLALADSPEAVPANCQEVHPTLINGVPYFFDKLQRFLAAQGMADKPGMLQMVLGGRVRYCGSGGAALPDHTHLFFKEQGVFISQGYGLTETSPTISTGQESDTKVGTVGRLLPGVEVKITDEGEICTRGPHVMKGYWNLPEATAEVLRDGWFHTGDLGEIDSDGYLKITGRKKELIVTSAGKNIAPVNLEALLTADPLIAQALVIGDAKNYLTALIVVNPEPLLAEIKELEIPATTVEEALSNPQVREIYAGRIAQRLAGVSHYEQVQKFTLLTRPFSVESNELTLTLKLRRKVIEGNYAREIEGMYAPASAHAAAH is encoded by the coding sequence ATGAGCATCGACGCCCCGACCATCGTTGCCTTGTGGGCCGCGCGGACCAAAGACAGCGCCGATAAGACCGGCATGCTCGTCAAGCGCGACGGACAATATCAACCCGTCACTTGGGGCGAGATTCGCCGGGACGTCAATCGCACCGCGGCCGCGCTTGTGGGCTTGGGAGTCCAGCACGGTGATCGCGTCGCCCTAATTTCTCGCAATCGCTACGAGTGGATCGTTAGCGATCTGGCGATTCAAGTTGCCGGCGGCACGCATGTGCCCGTTCACGCGTCATTGGCCGGGCCACAGATCGCTTATCAGATCGTCGATAGCGGCACGAAGGTTGTCATTCTCTCGGGCCCTGATCAGGCCGAGAAGCTGGTCGATCAGGCCTCGAAGTTTCCCAAGTCGCTGAAGATCGTTTCGCTCGATCCCTGTCCAAAGTCGGTCGGTCCGTTCGCGGTTTCGCTGCTGTCGGATCTGACGGCCAAGATCGACGACGCAGCGGCCGAGAAGGTCGCAGCGCAAGCACTCGAAACTGTTAAGCCGGATGACCTGGCGACGATCCTCTACACCTCGGGCACGACCGGCGAGCCCAAGGGGGTGATGCTGTCGCAAGGGAACCTGGCGTCGAACGTGTCGGCCATCTTGAAGATGTGGGTACCCAACGAAGATGACGTCCGCCTGACGTGGCTGCCGCTGAGTCATATCTTCGCGCGAACGTGCGATCTGTACACCTGGGTCGCAGCCGGTTCCGTGCTCGCACTTGCCGACAGCCCCGAGGCGGTGCCTGCCAATTGCCAGGAAGTTCACCCGACGTTGATCAACGGCGTGCCCTACTTCTTCGACAAGCTGCAACGTTTCCTCGCCGCACAGGGCATGGCCGACAAGCCGGGCATGTTGCAAATGGTGCTGGGCGGGCGCGTACGATACTGCGGTTCGGGCGGAGCGGCATTGCCGGACCACACGCACCTGTTCTTCAAAGAGCAGGGCGTCTTCATCTCGCAGGGCTATGGCCTGACCGAGACCTCGCCCACGATTTCCACCGGCCAGGAATCCGACACCAAGGTTGGCACCGTCGGCCGATTGCTGCCCGGCGTCGAGGTGAAGATCACCGACGAAGGTGAGATCTGCACCCGCGGCCCTCACGTCATGAAGGGGTATTGGAATCTGCCCGAGGCGACGGCCGAGGTGCTCCGCGATGGCTGGTTCCACACCGGCGACCTGGGCGAGATCGATAGCGATGGCTATCTGAAGATCACGGGCCGCAAGAAAGAATTGATCGTCACCTCGGCAGGAAAGAACATCGCCCCGGTCAACCTCGAGGCGCTGCTCACGGCCGATCCGTTGATCGCGCAGGCCCTGGTGATCGGCGATGCGAAGAACTACCTGACGGCCCTGATCGTGGTGAATCCCGAGCCGCTTTTGGCCGAGATTAAGGAACTCGAGATTCCGGCCACTACGGTCGAAGAGGCACTCTCGAATCCGCAGGTCCGTGAGATTTACGCGGGCCGGATCGCCCAGCGCCTGGCCGGGGTGTCGCATTACGAGCAGGTACAAAAATTTACGTTACTGACGCGGCCGTTCTCGGTCGAAAGTAACGAGCTGACGCTGACGTTGAAGCTGCGTCGCAAGGTCATTGAGGGAAATTACGCACGCGAAATCGAGGGCATGTATGCCCCGGCCAGCGCGCATGCGGCCGCCCACTAG
- a CDS encoding acyl-CoA dehydrogenase family protein: MNSRAVDTEPDSKKGSAANGSHAPEVERESFAEVALKLGGKSAEEARRMGAVDKADDQVEALFAPQYQTVNSPAHRAVWDAQTPISEFISTPAQTPPHVQKVMDDSLAVVRKHVEAGTVLNETKKGIAKEVLDELGTAGYWGLLVGREYGGSGAPFSSFAPFLTKMATLDGTIAGMASVHGCIGAVDPVRSFGNAEQKKKYLPQLASGQRLSAFALTEPNAGSDLTALRTVATRDGDDYVINGEKLFITNVMCGRTIGLVCLLDKKPAVFIADIPDQESENFYFKPYGLYALRYASNQGFVMKDFRVPAANLLKPVKGDGLTIAYHGLNLGRVSLCANAAGTMRLMMANMLPWARYRKTYGQEIVQRELVERRLGRMAGLIVACDSLVEWCAGLIDKGYRSEMECVIAKIFGSESQKEAAIELLMKTHGGRSFLHGHIFGDNVHEYLAPCIYEGEGEMLGMAFFKSLVKHHGVQFFEPIGKALHAAGIKKPNMANPAHAWALKGPLAAYSKWYLGQMVSRPSWSALPPMPETLRKHAEFAAQWLGRSRMEVSGTMRRHQLGLADRQCRMSELSQRVQDAITILCTALYAARSQDEIVRSAADIVCQDLTRKLTREPVSDRYFRTVTKLGKAIANGEFKSIAGLPEAEILMPYKKD; this comes from the coding sequence ATGAATAGTCGCGCGGTCGATACAGAACCCGATTCGAAAAAAGGGTCAGCAGCCAACGGCAGCCACGCGCCCGAGGTTGAAAGAGAATCCTTTGCCGAAGTCGCGCTGAAGCTGGGCGGCAAGAGCGCGGAAGAAGCCCGCCGCATGGGTGCGGTCGACAAGGCCGACGATCAGGTCGAAGCCCTGTTCGCGCCACAGTATCAAACCGTCAACAGCCCGGCCCACCGCGCGGTGTGGGACGCGCAGACGCCGATCAGCGAATTCATCAGCACCCCGGCGCAGACTCCGCCGCACGTGCAGAAGGTAATGGACGACTCGCTGGCCGTTGTGCGTAAGCACGTGGAAGCCGGCACGGTCCTGAACGAGACGAAGAAGGGGATCGCCAAGGAGGTCCTCGACGAACTCGGCACCGCCGGCTACTGGGGCTTGCTGGTCGGCCGCGAATACGGCGGCTCAGGCGCACCGTTCTCGTCGTTCGCTCCGTTCCTCACCAAGATGGCTACGCTTGACGGCACCATCGCTGGCATGGCCAGCGTACACGGCTGTATCGGCGCGGTCGATCCGGTCCGCTCGTTCGGCAATGCCGAGCAGAAGAAGAAATACCTGCCGCAGTTGGCCAGTGGTCAACGCTTATCGGCTTTCGCACTGACCGAGCCGAACGCCGGCTCGGACCTGACGGCCCTGCGCACGGTCGCCACGCGCGACGGCGACGATTACGTGATCAACGGCGAGAAGCTGTTTATCACCAACGTCATGTGCGGTCGCACGATCGGCCTGGTCTGTTTGTTGGACAAGAAGCCGGCCGTGTTCATCGCCGACATACCGGACCAGGAGAGCGAGAACTTTTACTTCAAGCCTTACGGCCTGTACGCTCTGCGTTATGCGTCGAACCAGGGCTTCGTGATGAAGGACTTCCGCGTCCCCGCCGCCAACCTGTTGAAGCCGGTTAAGGGTGACGGTCTGACGATTGCCTATCACGGCCTGAACCTGGGACGCGTCTCGTTGTGCGCCAACGCCGCCGGCACGATGCGGCTGATGATGGCCAACATGCTCCCCTGGGCTCGCTATCGCAAGACCTACGGTCAAGAGATCGTTCAGCGCGAGCTTGTCGAGCGCCGCTTGGGCCGCATGGCCGGGTTGATCGTCGCTTGCGACTCGTTGGTCGAGTGGTGCGCCGGCCTGATCGACAAGGGCTATCGCAGCGAAATGGAATGCGTGATCGCCAAGATCTTCGGCAGCGAATCGCAAAAGGAAGCCGCGATCGAGCTGTTGATGAAGACCCACGGCGGCCGCTCGTTCCTCCACGGGCACATTTTCGGCGACAACGTACACGAGTACCTCGCTCCGTGCATCTACGAAGGGGAAGGCGAAATGCTCGGCATGGCCTTCTTCAAGTCGCTGGTCAAGCACCACGGCGTGCAGTTCTTCGAACCGATCGGCAAGGCTTTGCACGCGGCTGGCATCAAGAAGCCGAACATGGCCAACCCGGCCCACGCCTGGGCGCTGAAGGGTCCGCTGGCTGCTTACAGCAAGTGGTACCTGGGCCAGATGGTCAGCCGTCCCAGTTGGTCGGCTCTGCCCCCGATGCCCGAGACGTTGCGGAAGCATGCCGAGTTCGCCGCACAATGGCTCGGTCGCAGCCGCATGGAAGTCAGCGGCACGATGCGTCGCCATCAGCTCGGTCTGGCCGATCGTCAGTGCCGCATGTCCGAGCTGTCGCAGCGCGTGCAAGACGCGATCACGATTCTCTGCACGGCCCTGTACGCGGCCCGCAGCCAGGACGAGATCGTTCGCTCGGCGGCCGACATCGTCTGCCAGGACCTGACCCGCAAGCTGACCCGCGAGCCGGTCTCGGATCGTTACTTCCGTACGGTCACGAAGCTGGGCAAGGCGATTGCCAACGGCGAGTTCAAGAGCATCGCCGGCCTGCCCGAGGCCGAAATCCTGATGCCGTACAAGAAGGACTAG
- the ispD gene encoding 2-C-methyl-D-erythritol 4-phosphate cytidylyltransferase: MAKFSVIMPAAGASSRFNDKNYKKPFAPLADRAVWLHSAEKFLNRADVVQVILVISPEDREYFNFKFSANVVILGIDVVDGGKERADSVENAIAKLKPEADYVAIHDAARPCIADDWITKVFDAAEKSGAAILGLPVASTLKRVKDGHSIEETVSRDGLWEAQTPQVFRRTILIEAYGRRAGFQATDDAQLVERLGKPVTIVRGSPMNMKISTKEDLRLAEQALRALPKPRLSGPAHPFAGDDMWR; the protein is encoded by the coding sequence GTGGCCAAATTCTCTGTCATCATGCCGGCCGCTGGGGCTAGCAGCCGTTTTAACGACAAGAACTACAAGAAGCCGTTTGCGCCGCTGGCGGATCGGGCTGTGTGGCTGCACTCGGCCGAGAAGTTTTTGAACCGCGCCGACGTCGTGCAGGTGATCCTGGTGATCTCGCCTGAGGATCGCGAATATTTCAACTTCAAATTCTCGGCCAACGTAGTGATCCTGGGGATCGACGTCGTGGACGGCGGGAAGGAGCGGGCAGATTCGGTCGAGAACGCTATCGCAAAGCTCAAGCCCGAGGCCGATTATGTTGCGATCCACGACGCGGCTCGCCCCTGTATAGCCGACGATTGGATTACGAAGGTTTTCGACGCGGCCGAAAAGAGCGGCGCTGCGATCCTGGGCTTGCCGGTCGCCTCGACTTTGAAACGGGTCAAGGACGGTCACTCGATCGAAGAAACCGTCTCGCGTGACGGACTGTGGGAAGCGCAGACTCCGCAAGTGTTTCGCCGCACGATCCTGATCGAAGCGTACGGCCGCCGGGCTGGCTTTCAGGCTACTGACGATGCGCAACTGGTCGAACGGCTGGGCAAGCCGGTCACGATCGTCCGCGGCTCGCCGATGAATATGAAGATCAGCACCAAGGAAGATCTACGCCTGGCCGAACAGGCGCTCCGCGCTTTGCCGAAACCCCGGTTGTCAGGCCCCGCGCATCCCTTTGCCGGCGATGATATGTGGCGCTAG
- a CDS encoding prenyltransferase/squalene oxidase repeat-containing protein, protein MRFLFIAVVVTLACTDLATAAEPAESDAAVHRTIERGLDFLAKDAVLWRDEHKCVSCHHAALTVWSLREAKLKGYAIDDPLLTELTKWVAESGDGKTGVPRPENIPRAFNEKAVSLAVALAADPQPDAIAEAGVKTLLTTVKGDQTENGSWASWPETRPPMFGHSDERATLFATLALLPAAAANDESAIAGRDKAIRWLVDTPTDNDPQSITMRVVLWRKLERPAAEWQPWVDAIAKRQNADGGWSQTAELASDAWATGQSLYALAAAGFDSHDPVIMRGQGFLVATQRDDGSWPMISRPTKPGGEGSTSLMPITGAGSAWGVLGLVSSAASVSK, encoded by the coding sequence ATGCGATTCCTCTTTATCGCCGTGGTGGTGACGCTTGCCTGCACCGATCTTGCAACGGCTGCCGAGCCTGCGGAATCGGACGCGGCCGTCCATCGCACCATCGAGCGCGGGCTCGACTTTCTTGCCAAGGATGCAGTTTTATGGCGCGACGAGCACAAATGCGTGTCGTGTCATCATGCCGCGCTGACGGTGTGGTCGCTGCGAGAAGCCAAGCTCAAAGGTTACGCGATCGATGATCCGCTGCTGACCGAATTGACGAAATGGGTCGCCGAATCCGGCGATGGCAAGACTGGTGTGCCACGCCCGGAAAATATTCCGCGCGCGTTCAACGAGAAAGCGGTTTCCTTGGCGGTTGCGCTCGCGGCCGATCCGCAGCCGGATGCCATTGCCGAGGCGGGTGTGAAGACCCTGCTAACAACGGTCAAAGGGGATCAAACCGAAAACGGATCGTGGGCCTCGTGGCCCGAGACGCGTCCGCCGATGTTCGGCCATTCCGACGAGCGGGCGACGCTGTTCGCCACGTTGGCGCTATTGCCTGCCGCGGCAGCGAATGACGAGTCTGCCATAGCGGGGCGCGATAAGGCCATCCGCTGGCTCGTCGACACGCCCACCGATAACGACCCGCAATCGATCACCATGCGCGTCGTGCTCTGGCGAAAACTCGAACGCCCCGCGGCTGAATGGCAGCCGTGGGTCGACGCGATCGCGAAGCGGCAGAATGCCGACGGCGGTTGGAGTCAAACGGCGGAGTTAGCCAGCGACGCCTGGGCCACCGGGCAATCGCTGTATGCCCTGGCTGCAGCCGGATTCGATTCGCACGATCCGGTCATTATGCGTGGGCAGGGATTTCTGGTCGCAACGCAACGCGACGACGGTTCCTGGCCGATGATTTCGCGCCCGACCAAACCGGGAGGCGAAGGTTCGACGAGCCTGATGCCAATCACCGGCGCTGGTAGCGCGTGGGGCGTATTAGGACTGGTGAGCAGTGCGGCGAGTGTGTCGAAATAG
- a CDS encoding amidohydrolase family protein — protein MTMRGERIVSVSPRPTADCIDLGNVAIVPGLINAHTHLEFSDCRQPLGQSGMPLPDWLRMVIAARRDAGGNTSAAIAAGLAESLRAGTTTLGEIATDGWTAESLATAPLDLVAFYELRGLLAERVPERLAAAEYLVELAAAARHDHTDWHAGLSPHAPYSVHPELLVGLVRLANERRLPVAMHLAESREELELLAAGSGPFRSFLEELGVWEPTAFSHGTLPLAYLQVLAAAPRALVIHGNYLSDIELEYLAVHSERMSLVYCPRTHAYFGHDRHPLPRLMALGAAVALGTDSRASNPDLSMLAEMRHVARTFPEIAPADVLWLGTAAGAHALGRDADVGTLETGKLANLAVIELPHHDAADPHELLFDATLPVVATFYRGARITGGSS, from the coding sequence ATGACGATGCGTGGCGAGCGGATCGTATCGGTTTCGCCCCGTCCGACCGCCGATTGCATTGACCTGGGGAACGTGGCGATCGTGCCCGGCCTTATAAATGCGCACACCCATCTCGAGTTCAGCGATTGCCGGCAACCGTTAGGCCAGTCTGGCATGCCGCTGCCCGACTGGCTGCGAATGGTTATCGCCGCGCGACGCGATGCCGGCGGAAACACGAGCGCGGCTATCGCCGCGGGCCTGGCCGAATCGCTGCGCGCTGGCACCACCACGCTCGGCGAAATTGCCACCGATGGTTGGACGGCAGAATCGCTTGCCACGGCGCCTCTCGACCTCGTCGCGTTTTATGAGCTGCGCGGGTTGCTAGCCGAACGAGTGCCGGAACGTTTGGCCGCCGCCGAGTACCTCGTCGAGCTTGCCGCAGCTGCGCGACATGACCACACCGATTGGCACGCAGGCCTTAGCCCTCACGCCCCGTACTCGGTACATCCAGAACTACTCGTCGGACTGGTGCGATTGGCAAACGAGCGCCGCCTGCCGGTGGCCATGCACCTGGCTGAATCGCGCGAGGAGCTCGAACTGCTCGCCGCGGGCAGCGGACCGTTTCGCAGCTTCTTGGAAGAACTGGGCGTCTGGGAGCCGACGGCGTTTTCTCATGGGACGTTGCCGCTTGCCTATTTGCAGGTGCTGGCCGCGGCGCCGCGAGCGCTTGTCATTCACGGCAATTATTTGAGTGACATCGAGCTGGAATACCTGGCCGTCCATTCCGAGCGAATGTCGTTGGTCTACTGCCCACGAACCCACGCCTACTTCGGGCACGACCGTCATCCACTGCCGCGACTGATGGCGCTCGGCGCAGCCGTGGCGCTCGGGACAGACAGCCGGGCATCGAATCCCGACCTGAGCATGCTGGCCGAAATGCGGCATGTCGCGCGAACATTCCCAGAAATCGCGCCGGCCGACGTACTGTGGCTGGGGACCGCCGCCGGAGCGCATGCGCTCGGCCGTGACGCGGACGTGGGCACGCTCGAAACGGGCAAACTCGCGAATCTGGCGGTCATTGAACTGCCCCACCACGACGCCGCAGACCCCCACGAACTGCTGTTCGACGCGACGCTGCCGGTAGTTGCGACGTTCTACCGCGGCGCACGGATCACAGGCGGCAGTTCGTAA
- the hisG gene encoding ATP phosphoribosyltransferase produces the protein MTNLRIGIPSKGRLSELAGELLKEAGLNYRRPDRSLFARCRDVPIDVTFLRTEDIPVLCAEGAIDMGLTGSDLVAEHRADTIQRLPLDVGHCRLAICVPEAGDVREPRHLAGRRIATSFPNTTQEYLEKHHTTAHMVPLSGSVEVMIALGVADAIVDLVETGSTLAANGLKILDEIGQYQTVLIQNRERRHPELADRVVRRLEGVVIARSYSLLEYNVPRGKLSDAEKITPGFNSPTVSALEDANWCAVRVMVRRGEVISIMEQLEALGASAILETRITNCRL, from the coding sequence ATGACGAATTTGCGTATCGGGATACCCAGCAAGGGGCGCTTGTCGGAGTTGGCTGGCGAGCTGTTGAAAGAGGCGGGGCTCAACTATCGCCGCCCCGATCGCAGCCTGTTCGCGCGCTGCCGCGACGTGCCGATCGATGTGACGTTTCTGCGCACCGAAGACATTCCCGTGCTGTGCGCCGAGGGCGCGATCGACATGGGGCTGACCGGTAGCGACCTAGTGGCCGAGCATCGCGCCGACACCATCCAGCGGCTGCCACTGGACGTAGGGCATTGCCGCCTGGCGATTTGCGTACCCGAAGCGGGCGACGTGCGCGAGCCGCGCCACCTGGCGGGCCGGCGGATCGCCACCAGCTTTCCGAACACCACGCAAGAGTATCTCGAAAAGCACCATACGACGGCACACATGGTGCCGCTCTCTGGCTCGGTCGAGGTGATGATCGCGCTGGGGGTGGCGGACGCGATCGTTGACCTGGTCGAAACCGGCAGCACACTGGCGGCTAATGGGCTAAAGATTCTCGACGAGATCGGTCAGTATCAAACGGTGCTGATTCAGAATCGCGAGCGCCGCCACCCGGAACTGGCTGATCGCGTCGTGCGACGTTTGGAAGGCGTAGTGATCGCGCGCAGCTATTCGCTGCTCGAGTACAACGTCCCGCGCGGCAAGCTGAGCGATGCGGAAAAGATTACCCCCGGCTTCAATTCGCCGACCGTCAGCGCGCTGGAAGACGCTAACTGGTGCGCCGTGCGTGTCATGGTGCGCCGCGGCGAGGTGATTTCGATTATGGAGCAGTTGGAAGCACTCGGCGCGAGCGCCATTCTCGAGACGCGGATTACGAACTGCCGCCTGTGA